The Ostrinia nubilalis chromosome 17, ilOstNubi1.1, whole genome shotgun sequence genome contains a region encoding:
- the LOC135080000 gene encoding myosin-9-like — translation MFSMAFHCNKIDTLKLTLNTASKRKLQKDIEGLQLRNLERQYSEELTTIATEIELTTEQLTEQKNMLSLARHQISLVEICTTSEKSKIQNAITELNDHKRSFVDEFDKVRVISEMRKRELKQSEENELELLRQREKETEQKNEQILKQIICVEKECDDIERECAVLKKRNHAIMLKMRRKLVETENVRKELMKNN, via the exons atgtttagcaTGGCGTTTCATTGCAATAAAATAGATACATTGAAGTTAACACTTAATAcag CTTCGAAAAGAAAATTACAAAAAGACATAGAAGGACTTCAATTACGTAACTTGGAAAGACAATATTCAGAAGAATTAACAACAATCGCAACTGAAATTGAATTAACAACAGAACAGCTAACg gaaCAAAAGAATATGCTATCTCTTGCTCGACATCAAATTTCACTAGTGGAGATATGCACAACATCAGAGAAATCCAAAATACAAAACGCGATAACTGAATTAAACGACCATAAAAGAAGTTTTGTGGACGAATTTGACAAAG tgcgCGTTATATCAGAGATGCGCAAGAGAGAGCTGAAACAAAGCGAAGAAAATGAACTAGAGTTATTACGCCAAAGAGAAAAAGAAACTGAGCAAAAGAATGAACAAATATTGAAGCAAATCATTTGCGTCGAAAAAGAGTGTGATGACATTGAACGCGAATGTGCAGTCTTGAAA aaACGAAACCACGCCATTATGCTGAAAATGAGACGTAAGTTGGTAGAAACAGAAAATGTTCGAAAAGAgcttatgaagaataattaa